A region from the Vicia villosa cultivar HV-30 ecotype Madison, WI linkage group LG3, Vvil1.0, whole genome shotgun sequence genome encodes:
- the LOC131658169 gene encoding uncharacterized protein LOC131658169 has protein sequence MVKELYLIEQFRDLSLISEKVGEVAYPIALAPMLANLHDVFHISQLRKYVAGPSHVIQVNDVQVKDNLTVKALPVRIEDRKHKQLCGKEIALVRVAWGGPADGNVTSELEIQMKHSYPELFN, from the exons ATGGTGAAAGAGTTATATTTGATTGAACAGTTCAGAGATTTGAGtctg ATTTCTGAAAAAGTAGGAGAAGTAGCCTATCCTATTGCTTTggcgccgatgcttgcaaatttgcacgaTGTATTTCATATATCTCAACTGAGGAAGTACGTTGCGGGTccatcccatgtgatccaagtaaaTGATGTACAAGTGAAAGACAATTTGACCGTTAAAgccttacctgtgaggattgaagatcggaaacaTAAGCAGTTATGTGGCAAAGAGATAGCTTTGGtaagagtagcttggggaggaccggctgatggGAATGTCACTTCGGAGCTAGAGATCCAGATGAAacattcctatccggaactctttaattga